The Zalophus californianus isolate mZalCal1 chromosome X, mZalCal1.pri.v2, whole genome shotgun sequence genome window below encodes:
- the LOC118356584 gene encoding U1 small nuclear ribonucleoprotein C has translation MPKFYCDYCDTYLTHDSPSVRKTHCSGRKHKENVKDYYQKWMEEQAQSLIDKTTAAFQQGKIPPTPFSAPPPAGAMIPPPPSLPGPPRPGMMPAPHMGGPPMMPMMGPPPPGMMPVGPAPGMRPPMGGHMPMMPGPPMMRPPARPMMVPTRPGMTRPDR, from the coding sequence ATGCCTAAGTTTTATTGTGACTACTGCGACACGTACCTCACCCATGACTCTCCATCTGTGAGAAAGACACACTGCAGTGGTaggaaacacaaagagaatgTGAAAGACTACTATCAGAAATGGATGGAAGAGCAGGCTCAGAGCCTGATCGACAAAACAACTGCTGCATTTCAACAAGGAAAGATACCTCCTACTCcattctctgctcctcctcctgcagggGCAATGATCCCACCTCCCCCCAGTCTCCCGGGTCCTCCTCGCCCTGGTATGATGCCAGCGCCCCATATGGGGGGCCCTCCCATGATGCCAATGAtgggccctcctcctcctgggatgATGCCAGTGGGACCTGCTCCTGGAATGAGGCCACCTATGGGAGGCCACATGCCAATGATGCCTGGGCCCCCAATGATGAGACCTCCTGCCCGTCCCATGATGGTGCCCACTCGGCCAGGAATGACTCGACCAGACAGATAG